GCCTCCACCACCTCGTCGGGGATGCCATCAATGAACTGCTTGATGAGAAACAGCCCCACCGGAATGGCTAAGGCGGGCAAAATGTGGACCCAAAAAGTGTCTATCAGGTTGAGTCGTTCGATGATGAGAAAACGCGGGATGGTGACGGCGATAGGCACAAACATTAGGGCGACGGTATTGATGGCGAACAGGATTTTTTTGAGCTTGAATTTCTTTTTGGACAGGGCGTAAGCGGCCGTCGTGGAGACGGCAATCGAAGCAGCGATGGTGATGAGGGTGATCAGGATGCTGTTGAACAGATACCGGCTCACCGGCACGCCCGCGACAGACATGCGGGCGAACAGGTCGCTGAAATTTTTGGTGGTGGGATTGGTCACCAGGAAGCGAGGTGGATAGGCGAATAGTTCATCCGGCGGCTTGAAGGCGTGGGAAAAGACAAAGACAATGGGCAGCAGCATAAACAGCACCAGCGGCGTCAGGATCACGTAAAACTTGATCTGGCTGGTGTGAAAGCCTTTGGGGTTAATCCCGCTGTTGTAGATGCCGGAATACCGGCTGCTGGTTCGTCGTTTGCGTTTCATTCGTACTACCTGGGAGCGCGGGCGGGACGCCCGCGCTCCCGTCAATCATTGCTGCCGAACAGGCGGTTGGCGAAGCGGGAGAAGAACAAGACCATCAGCAGCAGCACCACGGAAACGGCCGCTGCATAGCCCATCTCATAGCGCAAAAAGCCAAAATCCTCAATGTGGTTCACAATCAACTGCCCGGCGTACTGCGGCGTTGGGTTGACCCCCGACAGCGTGACGCCAATCGCCCCGGCCTGAAATGTGCCCACAATCGCCATCACCGCGCCAAACAACATCTGCGGCTTCATCGAAGGGATGGTGATGTGAATGATCTCCTGAAAGCGGTTACTGATGCCATCCAGGCTGCCCGCCTCGTACAATTCCGGGCTAATCTCCAGAATACCGGCCAGCATCGCCAGAAAACCGACGCCCATGCTGCTCCACAGGGTAACAAAAATCATGATGGTCATCAGGTATTGCGGCGATTGCAGCCATTGGACCGGTTCCTGAATGAGACCTGACTGCAACAGGTAGCTGTTCAGGTAGCCGTTTTGATCGCCGCTGAACAGGGTTTTCCAGACGACGGCCATGGCAACGGCCGTTGTCATCGAGGGCGAGTACAAAATCAGCGCCAGGATGGTGCGCGGCGCTTGCGGCAGTTGCGCCAACATCCAGGCCAGCATAAAAGCCATCACATAGCCACCCGGCCCCACAATCACGGCAAACCGGATGGTGTTGGGCAGCACGTAGCGCATAAACACATCATCCTGCGTCAGCAGCGTGATGTAATTGCGCAGGCCGTTAAACGTCGGCGGCTGGATGGTGTCGAAAAAGGTAAACGACAACCCAAACGCCACCAACACCGGCACAACGATGAAGATGGTGAACATGAGCGCATAGGGCAGCACAAAGGCATAGGCGTTGCCTTCTCTGCTCGCCCAACGCCGGATTTTAGACGGCCGTTCTTCCACCTCGTCGTGTATTATCGCCCCATCCATTGCTCTATCGTCTCCACCGTCGGAATTTTGAACTCGCGCACCACCACCCCATTTTCCAGATAACCAAACTCCTCCATTTTGCGGCTGATTTCCCGGTTGATCAACGTCACGGAACTGTCTACCGCCACGCGCGGATTCACGCCATCAAAAACAATGCGGTTCCAGGCGTTGCTCAATTCCCGCTCCTGCATATAGCTGCCCGGCAGCTTCACCGGCTCTTGCAGCCATTCCCACTGCGCCAAAATCACCTCTTTGTGCGCCTCCGGGATGGGCGAATAGGCAAACGCCGCCAGATTGGCCGAATTCCACAGATATTCCAGCCCATAATTCAAAATCAACTGCTGCTGAAAATCTACCTGCGTCGGCGTAGACATCCACCACTTCATAAATTCCCACGCCTCATCCGGCCGGTCGGTGCTGGCGAACATAATGCCCGACTGCGCCGAGCCGGTGGCATAGCGGTACTGGCGCCCATCGGCCAGCACGGTGGCCGGGTAGAGATCTATCTCCCACAAACTGGCGATTTCCGGCGCGGCCGTGAGCAGCTTGAGATAGTCTACAAAGTTAGACACGCCAATCGGCAGGCTGCCATAGCGGAAACTGTCGTAAAAGCTAGATGTGGTCAGCGGCATCCCATAAATGGTGAAGCTCTCGGCCATGAATCTGATAGCCGCGATGGCCTCTTCGCTTTCCAGACCGGTGGCAAAGCCGTCGGCGCTGTACAGATTTGCCCCGTGATTAAACAGGTAGGGGGCGGTCATCAGGTACGGTTTACTGCCGCTGCCGGCCGAAAGCGGCGTGTTGTAGTTCAGGCCATAGCGCTGCAACTCCGGCAAAATGGCAATCACCTCATCCCAGGTTTGCGGAACCGGCAGCCCCAACGACTCCATGATGTCGCGCCGGTAAAATGTCACCCAAAAATCTTGCGTTTCCGGGATGGCGTAAACAGAATCGTTGATGACGTAGCTCAGAAGCGCGCCAGGGGCGTAGATGCCGATGAATTCATCGAAGTCGTCGAAGGCGCGTAAATCTTGCAGGGCGTTGCGAATGGCGAGTTCGTAAGGCACGTTGGTACTGACGCCCAGGGCCACGTCGGGCTGGATGCCGGCGGCGTTAGCCAGCACCAGCTTGGATTCATCGGGCATGATGGAGAATTTCACCCGAATGCCCGTTTCGGCGGTGAAGGTTTCGTCGGTGATGAGCTGCATCAAAT
Above is a genomic segment from Candidatus Leptovillus gracilis containing:
- a CDS encoding carbohydrate ABC transporter permease — its product is MKRKRRTSSRYSGIYNSGINPKGFHTSQIKFYVILTPLVLFMLLPIVFVFSHAFKPPDELFAYPPRFLVTNPTTKNFSDLFARMSVAGVPVSRYLFNSILITLITIAASIAVSTTAAYALSKKKFKLKKILFAINTVALMFVPIAVTIPRFLIIERLNLIDTFWVHILPALAIPVGLFLIKQFIDGIPDEVVEAAQIDGASDVAIYWRIILPMIKPAIATIAILTFQATWNNAEISTLYVNSESLKTFAFYLNTLTTTAAGANAVAGQGMAAAATLIMFVPNLIIFLILQNQVMSTMSHSGLK
- a CDS encoding sugar ABC transporter permease encodes the protein MDGAIIHDEVEERPSKIRRWASREGNAYAFVLPYALMFTIFIVVPVLVAFGLSFTFFDTIQPPTFNGLRNYITLLTQDDVFMRYVLPNTIRFAVIVGPGGYVMAFMLAWMLAQLPQAPRTILALILYSPSMTTAVAMAVVWKTLFSGDQNGYLNSYLLQSGLIQEPVQWLQSPQYLMTIMIFVTLWSSMGVGFLAMLAGILEISPELYEAGSLDGISNRFQEIIHITIPSMKPQMLFGAVMAIVGTFQAGAIGVTLSGVNPTPQYAGQLIVNHIEDFGFLRYEMGYAAAVSVVLLLMVLFFSRFANRLFGSND